Part of the Triticum aestivum cultivar Chinese Spring chromosome 4D, IWGSC CS RefSeq v2.1, whole genome shotgun sequence genome is shown below.
AAGGCAGAAGATTTCACTGAAGAAGAGAATCGCCGCGGGGGTTGAGTCGTTTGCCATAATCCACTCCAACAAGACGATAAGGGCTGGCCATCAAGCAAAAAAGCTTTACCCAGAGTGCTCACACTTTGACGCAAAAAGTGGTTGATTTAACAGTGAACTGTATTATCAACAGTGGTTGCTTTGAACTTTTGGAAGTGTTTGTTAGTACTTTGGTTATTAACAGTTCTCATTTTATTTTTGTCCGTCTGAACTGCATTATCTGTTTTGTTATGATGAAAGGATGAGGAGTACTGGATGATTGAATTCTTATAAAGTTAGAGGAAACATTTTGGCCATGAATGTGTCATTGGTAGTTTCAAAACAAGaaacatgaatagcatgacttatcTAGCTAAACTACTGTATTTACAATGACTAGTAGAAGGCCCACAATGCATAAGAATGAATTTGTCTTCATAAAATTTATCCATCTGAATAGTCTGGACTACCTTAAATACATACCATATATGAAGGAGACAATAATCCTAGACGCACGGACCCTTACGAGAGTTTTAGAAAATCTCCTTCTAACTAATCTTTCTCCCCCTGATTTTCAGCTAGGGTTGCCCCATCCTTCCCTGATCTTAAATCCTGTTGGTCCACAGTCGATAGTCCGTTGAACCCGTAAAAGAACTTCCCGTAGATGTAGCATTACTCTGGAGGAGAAATATGGTTGTCCAGACTATCCGACTGTTATCACCAACACGTGGTCTTAACACAAAACCCCCCACCACACGATGCACTCTCTTTTTTCTGCCGGGCCCTCCCCTTACTACTCGTTTTCCTGCCATAGCGAGAcatttctttttttgttggaacccCTTTCCTTTAAAAACATGTCTAACATGTAACATTAGGATCGTCGTGCATGTCATGTGACTTTTTTTATGGTAGATAACTTTTCTTCTTCCTACTATCTCTGCCATTGAAGCCCCCTTCTCCAATAAAAAATAATACATTTTTAATAGAAGGATAAACATATTGCGCCATAAAGCAAATGCAATCAGTGCATGTCATGTGACCTTGTCGTCTTTTATGGTAGATAACTTTTCTTCTACTCACTATCTCTGCCTTGGAACCCCCCTTCTCTAATAAAAAATAATACATTTTTCATAGCAGGATAAACGTATTGCGCCATGAAGCAAGTGCAATCAGTACATGCACACCGATATGTTCTCTGTATCAAAAATTTActggatttttttttgcaaaatccaTCATATCTCCACATCTCGACTCAATTTTTTCAGATTCGTCTCGACTAATATTACAACCACTACCGTGACATCTCGTCCTTCTTGAATCCTTGTCGATAGCTACCGTCTTGTCCTCCTCAAATCCTTGTCGCTAGCAATCTTGGCATTGCACGGTCGTAATGGTCGCTGCTAAGAATTATGACGCACACAGCAGGTCTTGTGGTGGTGTGTCTGATACAACTGCAGAGTGTCCATTTGTGTTTGTGCTTCTGTTAGGCAAGTCTGGTCAGTATGCATGTAAGATGTAGTCAATTTCATAGCTGAACTATCATGTATAGCACAGAACAGTGTAGTAATAAAGATTGTTGCTTTCCTAGCTGTGGCTTCACTTTTTCTCTGCTCTGCTCATCTTATCATGTGTATATTATTTGCTTATTTGGGTGCAGCCAGAATGTCCAACGCAAGATCTGGCATCTGTGTTCCGCCAACTAAGGTTTGTGAACCTTGTTAAACTTCCTGAAGGGTATGATCTCACCTGGACAATGTTTATTCTTGAAGCTGCACCCTTACTGAAGGAGCTATACATGACAGTATGTGCTTTCCTAAAGTTCTCTTTTAGCCACATGTGCTTAATATTAGTTTTTCATGGTTTTCTTACCAGGTATATATGTCTATAGACAGTTTATTTTTATCTTTGTCCTATTGCTGAGATGCAGGTCTGGGATGATTTGTGTTCAATGGAAATGGATGAGGAGAAGAGAAAAAAGGAATCGTATAGTGAGAACAAGGGTGTAGAGTGGAGCGCGGCTGCAGCTGATTTCCAACACCACAGTTTGGTCACACTCGTCATCTTTGGGTTTGAATCTGAAGATTATGTTGTTAATTATGTCAGACGTGTTATGGTGGCGGCGGTCAATCTAGAGGATGTGTTCCTCTATAGTAGGTTGGAGTTGGAGTGTGGCGACTGCCAGGACAAGAAGCCCACCAGGTTCGCCTGGACTAAAAGGCAGAAGATTTCACCGAAGAAGAGAATCACCGCGGGGGTTGAGTCGTTTGCCATAATCCACTCCAACAAGACGATAAGGGCTGGCCATCAAGCAAAAAAGCTTTACCCAGAGTGCTCACACTTTGACGCAAAAAGTGGTTGATTTAACAGTGAACTGTATTATCAACAGTGGTTGCTTTGAACTTTTGGAAGTGTTTGTTAGTACTCTGGTTATTAACGGTTCTCATTTTATTTTTGTCCGTCTGAACTGCATTATTTGTTCTGTTATGATGAAAGGATGATGAGTACTGAATGATTGAATCATTATAAAGTTAGAGGAAACATTTTGGCCATGAATGTGTCATTGGTAGTTTCAAAACAAGaaacatgaatagcatgacttatcTTGCTAAACTACTGTATTTACAATGAAAATGCAGACCGGGAGCAGCACCAGGCCACCTCTGAAAACATGGAAGCAGAACAAATATACCTGTTGGGTATAAAAAAAACTATAGAAGAAGCATGCAATTACAGATAACTGTTGAACACCATGCTATTTCTCCCATGTGATTCTTGAATTTCGTCTGCACGATGCATCACATTATGACACTAATAACAGTTTGTGATCCTTGTGTACAACAGTTCGTTTTCACTGATCAAGTTAGAAGCATTGCCTCTCTAAACTCTCTGATCAAGTTAGAAGTACTATTATTTTTTGAGACAAAGTAGTCTTTAATTAGATTAGAGAGATTTGGGAGACATAGTGGCGCCCTGGGCCAAGTACGGACCTAGGTGGGCTATTGATTTGCACGCAAAGGCCCAGCTGCTGCCCAAGGCCTGCAATCCCGCACATCGCTGCTGATTCAGGGAAGCCGCACAGCCTGGCCACACCCGACCCGAGACCTAAATCGCCGCCACCGTTCCTCGCCACTGCGGCGACCGCCGTTCTCCTCCCCCTCCCACCCCGCATCGGAGAGGAAGATCGCCGCGCCAGCGCCACCATACCCGACCCTCGACTCCACCACTCTCGGCGGTGTGTGCTAGTCTAGTCTGTCTCCACCCCGACGAATTTGCTTCGCCTGATAGCGATTAGGCTGCAATGGGTAGATGATTAATTTTTGAAGCCCAGCTCATCGTTAATAACAGGCCGAAAGCCCAGAAACCCAGCAGCAGTGTGCAACGAGACGATCAGATTGTTCTCTTTTACCATCGTCTCGGACAAGGCAACAGAGAGCAGGCAGAAGGATGGTGAGTTTACTTCATCCCCCAGTTCACTTTCGGGTTCCGTCTCTGCTGGTTTGGGGTCCGCTTCTTCGCCATTCACGGCTGGAAGTTGGTTCCATCCCCTTCCGCCCAAACGCATGTGTCTTGCCCAAAATTGTCCAATGTTTGCTTAACGGGCCGGCCTTTGATGGATGTCTCAAGCCAAATGCGAGTTTTGCAGCACCTTTTAGGCTAATTCTTCGAGGCACTAGTGTCTAAAGACCCAGTTTGCAGCGTATATATTTTCAGATGTCGCGCTTCCTTCTCTCTCTGTTTCTGAAAAAAAAAACAGGCGAGTTGATATTTTTGTGTTTCAACTGTGCATGACTTGGTCAAGTTCAGAGAATCGATCTGCGTACTGTCAGTCTGCTTTCTCAGttaaccttttcaatcttcatgaACCTTGTacgttttgcatctttattttgcGTGGCTTAACTAATATTGTCCATGATTTAGGATGAGCAAGATGATAAAAGTACAAAGGCTGAGCTGAAACTATGTGGTGACATAGCTGTTAAGAGGAAGAATTACCGTGGCGCGTCAGCATTCTACAGCGAGGTCAGTATTGATGTGAAGAAAGTGTGCACGCGAGGAATACTCGATCTTTGTAGCATTACTTGTTGACCTGAGCTATATGGTTGTTTAATCTATCTCTTTTGTGTTATTTCCTATAACTGCCGTTGTTAACAAAAATAAGGTGGGAAGTAAAAACAGTAGTATTTGTTTGTTTGGATTTATGCTACTTAAAATATGCATGTGCGCAAAACTTTTTTCACCTTTCCTGCAATAAACATACATTTCTACTTATGttgtacagagggagtattttattATATGTTTTGATATTGTTGACAGGACTTCCACCATTTAAATTATTTCAGTTGATAATCTGTCCAACTATAAGCCAAATATCTATCTGTACTGCTACTCCGGACGAATTTGAGATGTGTTGTACATTCGTGTTGTCTGTAAACCTTTGACAGCCATTAAGGCACTAGCTCTGGCAACAGTACAAACAAATATGGCTTCAGCAGCCCTCTCTTATTTGAAAAGAATAAAGCTTCAGCAGTCATAGGTCCAGAGGTTTGAGAAACCTCAGTTCTCATGTTCATACTGATACCAACTTGAAGCATCACTAAATAAACCTGTTTGTCATTGCTGATATACTTGGAATCATTATTGTCTTGTTAACCTGTATGTTATTGCTGATATGCTTGGAATCAGTATTGTCTTGTTAACCTGTATGTTATTGCTGATATGCAGGCAATTGAGCTGGACCCTAATGATGCGACGCTGTACGCAAACAGGAGCCTTTGCTACCTGCAAATGACTGAAGCAGATAAGGCTTTGCATGATGCTAACACCTGCATAAAACTGCGTCCTGAATGGTTAAAAGGTTACTACAGGAAAGGATCTGCTCTTATGTCGCTCAAGGTGAGAATCCTAGCTAGTTTTCCTGACTTGcacttgtgtgtgtgtatgtcacCACCTCCACTCGTATAATCTGCCTAGCTGTCCATCTTTAGGAGTACAAAGAAGCATGTGATGCGTTCGAAGCCGGACTGAAACTGGACCCTGGAAACACCGAGTTGGAGAAAGTATTCCAGTAAGCTCCTAAATTATGTTTCAGCCTTTTCTAATAAGAAGGAAACTCCAACTCCTCCGTTGTTTCTTGAATTGAGATGCTTGTGTTTGTGAGGGTAAATTACATTCTATGCCTAGATTGAAGGGCTGAAAACAGTTTTGTTTTGTTTCCTGGTTGCAGGGAGGCAGTTGAGGCGATGAAAAAGGATGACTTGGCCAGAAAAAGAGAAAATGCTTCAAGCCATCCAGCTAGAGAAAAACAGGCACGCAAGGGGCGCGGCCGCAACACCCACTGAGCTGCTGCAACAACGTACGCGGGCGATTGTGCTAAGCCAGCCACCGCCTGCATCCCTATGGGATTTCACTGAATTTCCCGTTTTGTACACAATATTTAGTAAAACGTACACTGTAGCTGTGAGATTGGTTTTTGAATTGCGCCGTTTACAGCTTGGTTCTGTTTTATATCACCAAACCGTATGTAACTTGGTTCAGTTTTATCACCAAAATTGGCAGCTATCTGTCAGCCTAGCTATCACCAAATTTATGTATGATCTTACGGTTCATGATGTGCTGGAGCTCTCAGAAATCAGAACGTTTGTACGATGCATCACACTATGACACTATCAGTTTGTGATCTTGTGTGCAACAGTTCGTTTTCACTGATCAAGTTAGAAGCATTGCCTCTCTATACTCACAAGCCCGGCATCAATCGGAATATCAGATGACACTAGAAAAAAAAAGACCTCACTATCCTTGGCCAGCTCCTTGTCGACGTCGAGGTCGGAGCCCGAGTGGCTGCCGGAGCTCGACATCGCGCTGGATTCGATCGGAAtcggagagggaagaggagaggacAGAGCGAGAGAGCTATGGTTTGGAGAGGGGACGAATTGGGATTTTTCGTGGGGACGGCGTGGGGTCGGTGGTGGGCCGGGCTGACATGACGGATGCGCCTGTGCGTGCCCGgacagcccgggcgtttgaggtcgGTTTgaagcgccctggtgggttggttTTCTTTTTATTGGTCAATGACCGGTCTGCACGCCGCGCCCATGTTTGCGTCATACGATGCCCATGGTGCATTCACCTCCGCCTCGTCGCGTCAACGGAAGGGTTGCGTGTCCGCCGCCGTGTTCAGACGTGAGACGGACCGCACCACCTCCGATGAGGCAGCGATGCCACACCTCGCGGaggatccatgcgccatttgggcggACGCGGTGGATACCCGACGGAAGGAGTCCGAGCATCGCCGCCGGGTGGCCTCTTCCCGGGAGTGGCAGAGCGCAAGCTGGACggtcatctcctcctcggggccacGTGGGATGAGCTTCGGGTTGACGGATCTGAAGGTGTGCGACTAGGATCCGTTGCCCGTCATGCCGGAGATCGCCGGACAGGAGTTTGGGtggtggagtggctagggtttggtccggggAACGGTAGGGGACAAATATATGTGAGGTCGCGTGGGCCAATTTAGGCCGGATTCGATGTGGCAAACGCGCCGGTCAGGCCGGAcgtttgaggccggtttgaggCGCCTGTCTGGGTGTTTTTCGACCAGTCACTGATCAATCAGCCCGTCCGAGTGTACATGAAGGTTTAGGCGCCCGACTGTGGATGCTCttagtactccctttgttcctaaatacaaAACGACTTTACGGGCTGTTTGCATAGTATAAAGTCTGTTTTTTGTTTTATTAGGAGAATCCGCACGAGTGGTCCTCTGCATTTTGTTCCTTTGAGCGACTTCAATATTCGGCGCCGCTTCTTCCGCTTCCCCAAACCCTCCCAAACTCTCCACTctccgaggcggcggcgaggcggcaggGCCCGTCGCCGGCGGCAATGGAGTGCGCAGACTTTAGAGTTGCGCTCGGCTTCGAGAGAGCCATTCGACGCGACCGTCCGTACGGCGGTACCCACGCCTCCCAGCCGAGGGCTCGCCGCAGATGGACTTCTTCGACGCGGCCTTCCAGGGCGACCTTCCCCGCCTCAGGGGTGAGCGACCTCCCCCTCGATCCAATCCGCCAATCGTCTGGCCGCGCACGTCcgcgcgccgccccctccctccaaTGCGGCCTAGGGTTTGGTTTCGGGGGAATGGACGGGGCGGTCCGCGCGTGCGTCTGCTCCTTTCGCTCTGCAATGTAGCGCCGCCGTCCATGTCTCTCACCTCAGATTTCTCGGCGTTGTTCTGAAGAGCTGGCGAGCGGCAGGGACGCGGAGGGGATGGCCTGGCTCGCCGATGTGTGTCTAGTGGGCGCGGGCCCGATGCAGACGGCGGCACGCTTGGGGAAACTGGACGCCGTCAGGTGCATGGTGGAGGAGCTGGGCTTCGATGTCAATGCTGGCAGCCAAGCCGGTATGCGTGCGCTTTCTCTGTGCTGATTGATTCTGTTCATGTTATTATGGTTAAGCCCAATTTCGCAATGTTGCTAGCGTGCACGATCTTTTAGTTTGTGTATATTTCAGTAAATTCATTCACCGCATCAGTTTCAGATACTCTAAGCACTAGTTACTTGTTTTTGATTTTATATTGGCAGGTGTAACTGCTTTGGCTGCCGCTGCAGCAGATGGAAGAATGCGTGTTATGAGGTACCTTCTGGACAAGGGGGCCGATCCAAATAAGCCAGCCAATTCAGGCCATTATCCTCTTCACCATGCTGCAAAACATGGTCTCTTCTGCGCAGACACTAAGCTTTCTGTCTTTAGAGTTGGTTGCTGTGCAAACAAGATTTAAAGGAGTGGTTCATTGTTCTCCTGAACAGTCTTCGACTCCTCACTAATGCAATTTGATCATTTGTGTGGCTTCTAGTTTTTGTTCTATCTTAGACGCTGAATTCTTGCACTTCTACCAAAAGTGTAGTTTATAAGAAATCGATTTGACTATTTTGCACAGCTCATGCTGATTTTTGGTGCTATCCAACAGCTTACAAATTGCATTTCAAACCCTCACTGAGGCGATGTTCAGTCTGGTTCTGATAATTAGCAAACTAGTATTCCTACTTATTTTGTTTCATTTTCATGGCATATTAGATGAACTTGGTCGCGTGACTTTGGAGCTGGGGGCCATATAGTAGATGGTGGCATTTACAGTTTCAGTTCAGTTTGTTCTCCCTACGAACTAATACGACCGGTCCCCAGTAAAAAAAGCTAACATGTATGGTCATATTTTGTGTTTGTGTCTCCTTATAACAAAACGATAACATATGTATGGTCTTATTTGTTCTCCCTATGGATTAATACTTTGCTCTTATTTTGTGCTTGTTTTTTCCGGTTCTGTAGCATTGGCATATCCCTTATAAATGAAAAATAACAACATTGCCTTTcaatcccaaacaagttggggtaagcTAGAGTTGAAACCTACAAGATCTCGAAACCTAGTTATGGTCCTGGCACTTGGATAGCtaacttccacgcacccctgtttATGACACCCCTATCCATGTCGTGTCTCTTAAATAGTTTCAGCAAAATAATCATGACGTTGTTAACTCATGCCTGGCCTCTAGCCGAGGCATGCAGGTGGTGGTTCTTGATGATGTTTAAGAATACATTTCTATTGTTGTATGAGAAATGCTTATTTTTCATTGTAACATTATCTCTTTTTTTTTTCTGCACTATGTCTAGGACGTGATGAAGCAGCACGATTGTTGCTATCTAGAGGAGCTAGTATTGATGTAGCTTATCTTGGTCTGACACCACTACATTTCGCTGCTGGCT
Proteins encoded:
- the LOC123099380 gene encoding protein STIP1 homolog produces the protein MDEQDDKSTKAELKLCGDIAVKRKNYRGASAFYSEAIELDPNDATLYANRSLCYLQMTEADKALHDANTCIKLRPEWLKGYYRKGSALMSLKEYKEACDAFEAGLKLDPGNTELEKVFQEAVEAMKKDDLARKRENASSHPAREKQARKGRGRNTH